From the Candidatus Bathyarchaeia archaeon genome, one window contains:
- a CDS encoding UbiA family prenyltransferase: MPHRKTRNKQYDTMQGPSLPGLGSVPIIPHTLSILFRLSGPRTWVFPSFSFILGYAVVGGGQLSQIGIGIAVASLVTCATNIINAYADRREDATNQPQRLFWLGQIGSRQITAFLVILYSSAVALSVYLGSLFTLVLGVGILNSIFYSLPPLRFKAKPFGSLASFSGALGLPFLGGLSVRGSLDLLNPMLWLLTWFMFTYGTVKNLPDYFGDMKAGIRTSATIFKNVKKAVLFSSILLSTPFILLMALESVGLLAPIYIVDLVLVPLLAFVITEMLRAKDTAGLEKAHTLGFFYAISFVLFTLVLTSPTLLSLVMVLVAYVWTLTVAKVSVHSRVESRDWEKQKRKTH; the protein is encoded by the coding sequence GTGCCCCACAGAAAAACACGAAACAAACAATACGACACGATGCAGGGCCCGAGTCTCCCGGGGCTCGGAAGCGTTCCAATTATCCCCCACACATTATCGATACTGTTTAGACTTTCTGGTCCGAGGACGTGGGTCTTTCCGTCTTTCAGCTTTATTCTAGGTTATGCGGTAGTTGGCGGAGGGCAACTATCTCAGATAGGTATCGGCATAGCAGTCGCATCTCTGGTGACGTGTGCAACCAATATCATAAACGCTTATGCAGATAGAAGGGAAGACGCAACAAATCAACCCCAACGCCTATTCTGGCTTGGTCAGATCGGCTCGAGACAAATCACTGCCTTTCTTGTAATACTCTATTCCAGCGCAGTCGCCCTTTCCGTTTACCTAGGGTCCCTTTTCACGCTGGTTCTAGGCGTCGGCATCCTAAACTCCATCTTCTATTCGTTGCCTCCTCTAAGATTCAAGGCAAAACCATTTGGTAGTCTCGCCTCTTTCTCCGGTGCCCTAGGTCTCCCATTTCTTGGAGGTCTCAGTGTTAGAGGGTCTCTTGATCTTCTCAACCCAATGCTTTGGCTCCTAACATGGTTCATGTTCACGTACGGGACAGTCAAGAATTTGCCGGATTATTTTGGTGACATGAAGGCGGGCATCAGGACCTCGGCCACCATCTTCAAGAACGTCAAGAAGGCTGTTCTTTTCAGCAGCATACTACTTTCCACACCATTTATCCTTCTCATGGCGCTCGAATCGGTAGGACTTCTGGCGCCGATCTACATTGTGGACCTTGTATTGGTCCCGCTGCTTGCTTTCGTCATCACCGAAATGCTGAGGGCCAAGGACACAGCCGGCCTTGAGAAGGCTCATACTCTTGGCTTCTTTTACGCGATATCCTTCGTGCTATTCACACTTGTCCTGACATCTCCCACCCTCCTATCGCTCGTGATGGTGCTTGTCGCATACGTCTGGACTCTGACGGTTGCCAAGGTCAGCGTCCACTCTCGGGTCGAGTCCAGAGACTGGGAGAAACAGAAGAGGAAAACCCATTGA
- a CDS encoding RAD55 family ATPase, protein MKNALANKELSFDLLKGLVITPITTGLNFALLAPPGAGKTTICQSLLKEAVEAGLRCLYVITNNPVSLIKEQVRAMGLAPGRVDQIIYVDMYSWLLGERSQERFQIDNASDVASVSVVLSSAAEAAGDRSFVLFDSLSTLLSYNSEDLSIRFMKSHLARMKKHGNIGAYAIELGIHSNSFYNEVRSSFDGVIDLKLDEMDGELRRFVRVYSYRGAHETKWFRLLIGPDRAVKIY, encoded by the coding sequence TTGAAGAATGCTCTCGCCAACAAGGAGCTATCCTTCGACCTCCTCAAGGGCCTAGTCATCACCCCTATTACTACAGGTCTAAACTTTGCCCTTCTAGCACCACCCGGCGCAGGAAAGACCACCATCTGCCAGAGTCTGCTCAAAGAAGCGGTTGAAGCGGGTTTGAGGTGTCTCTACGTCATAACAAACAATCCCGTCTCACTGATCAAAGAACAGGTCCGTGCGATGGGACTGGCACCGGGAAGAGTGGACCAGATAATCTACGTCGATATGTACTCGTGGCTTCTAGGAGAACGCTCTCAGGAGAGATTCCAGATAGACAATGCATCAGATGTCGCATCAGTCAGCGTCGTATTGTCCAGTGCGGCTGAAGCAGCCGGAGATCGATCCTTTGTTCTCTTCGACTCGCTGTCAACTCTCCTCTCCTACAATTCGGAAGATCTCTCTATACGATTCATGAAGTCGCACTTAGCCCGCATGAAGAAACACGGGAACATAGGTGCTTACGCGATCGAACTTGGAATTCACAGCAACTCATTCTACAACGAAGTCCGCTCCAGCTTCGATGGGGTGATCGACTTGAAATTGGACGAGATGGATGGTGAGCTTCGGCGTTTCGTCAGAGTATACAGTTACAGAGGGGCGCACGAGACCAAGTGGTTCCGGCTTCTCATTGGACCCGATAGAGCGGTGAAAATCTACTGA
- a CDS encoding RAD55 family ATPase, which translates to MEPTGIKVLDDLLSGGLPRPSAVGLIGAVGSGKSSLVRQLAVNMLEKDFRVLYYAIDESAEDVREGVSSYGINVPKYEEEGRLAFIDIFALGVERLAEAYPVEEPERIVDSTFKFSDLVAQGRSFTLKHLGKKQFVIMDSLTPFFLMVEAKRVFQFGQVLKYATRFAKAIGVATLHTKVLDESIENAMVNFADVVLELERRKTPEGISRGGTLRLVKLGKTQIPSRGYYYEMTPQGIVISTAPPI; encoded by the coding sequence GTGGAGCCTACTGGCATCAAGGTTCTAGACGACCTCTTGTCCGGTGGTCTTCCAAGGCCTTCAGCTGTCGGCCTGATCGGGGCTGTAGGCAGCGGTAAGTCCTCGCTAGTCAGACAGCTCGCAGTCAACATGCTCGAAAAGGATTTTCGGGTACTTTACTATGCAATAGACGAGTCCGCTGAGGACGTTAGAGAAGGAGTCTCCTCCTATGGCATCAACGTCCCGAAGTACGAAGAAGAAGGGCGTCTGGCTTTCATCGATATCTTCGCTCTCGGTGTTGAACGCTTAGCAGAAGCGTATCCGGTTGAAGAACCAGAGAGAATTGTAGATAGCACTTTCAAGTTCTCAGACCTTGTCGCTCAAGGCAGAAGCTTCACACTCAAACATCTGGGAAAGAAACAGTTCGTTATCATGGATTCACTAACGCCCTTCTTCCTCATGGTGGAGGCAAAGAGAGTCTTCCAGTTCGGCCAAGTTCTGAAATATGCAACTCGCTTCGCAAAGGCCATCGGAGTCGCAACTCTTCACACCAAAGTTCTTGATGAATCAATCGAGAACGCCATGGTCAACTTCGCCGACGTCGTTCTAGAGCTTGAGCGAAGAAAGACGCCTGAAGGTATCAGCAGGGGAGGAACGCTAAGACTGGTAAAGCTGGGAAAGACGCAGATCCCGTCTAGAGGATACTATTACGAGATGACACCGCAAGGAATAGTCATCAGCACAGCTCCACCTATCTGA